In Acidianus brierleyi, one genomic interval encodes:
- a CDS encoding polyprenol monophosphomannose synthase — protein MENVQKSQIVSIVIPTYNEKDNIINLIKRINSELNGNIIIVDDNSEDKTGEAVKSLGLENVKVFIRTDEKGLGSALRYGISKALEIGSSFIVTMDADFSHDPIYLKSMLDKARQGYDLVIGSRYIKGGRIENWSYKRKMISWGANLLVRLLLRSSLKDNTSNFRVYSRGASLQVLQCNTANGYEFQICAIYKILKSKMRVCEVPITFRDREKGQSKLSYSQILNWFAYVLKLYFSS, from the coding sequence ATGGAAAATGTGCAAAAATCCCAAATAGTCTCCATAGTTATTCCTACTTATAATGAAAAAGATAATATTATTAATTTGATTAAAAGAATAAATAGTGAATTAAATGGAAATATTATTATAGTAGATGATAATAGTGAAGACAAAACAGGAGAAGCGGTTAAATCATTAGGTTTAGAAAATGTGAAAGTATTCATAAGAACTGATGAGAAAGGTTTAGGTTCTGCTTTACGATATGGAATTTCTAAAGCATTAGAAATAGGTTCTTCATTTATTGTAACTATGGATGCGGATTTCAGTCATGATCCTATTTATCTTAAATCGATGCTAGATAAGGCAAGACAAGGATATGACCTTGTAATAGGCTCTAGATATATTAAGGGTGGTAGGATAGAAAATTGGTCATATAAAAGGAAAATGATAAGCTGGGGTGCAAATTTATTAGTTAGATTATTATTGAGATCATCGTTGAAAGATAATACTTCAAATTTTAGAGTATACTCTAGAGGGGCTTCATTACAAGTGTTACAGTGTAACACAGCAAATGGATATGAATTTCAGATATGTGCTATATATAAAATACTAAAATCCAAAATGAGAGTATGCGAAGTACCTATAACTTTTAGGGACAGGGAAAAGGGTCAGAGTAAACTAAGTTATTCCCAAATTCTTAATTGGTTCGCATATGTTCTTAAACTTTATTTTTCCTCTTAA
- a CDS encoding DUF1947 domain-containing protein: MQRHFLSQKDLRTFINQIRDKYHVDIKTDKVEVGKEKKQVYYFIEGKLSFFSEDLIPTLCWIMDNKVELPSVVVDEGATRALSRGADLFVPGISLFNCDCNPGDIILAKTTSGIPVSVMKVLITKEEASANKKGKFSQNLHWIGDEIWKMCKNPK, translated from the coding sequence ATGCAAAGGCACTTTTTATCACAAAAGGATTTAAGAACTTTTATAAATCAAATTAGAGATAAATATCATGTAGATATTAAAACTGATAAAGTTGAAGTAGGTAAGGAAAAAAAGCAAGTATATTATTTTATAGAAGGTAAATTATCTTTTTTCTCAGAGGATCTTATACCCACTCTCTGTTGGATTATGGATAATAAGGTTGAATTACCATCTGTTGTAGTTGATGAAGGAGCTACTAGAGCTCTATCTAGAGGAGCTGATCTTTTTGTACCAGGTATATCATTATTTAATTGTGATTGCAATCCTGGAGATATAATTTTGGCTAAAACTACTTCAGGGATTCCAGTATCTGTTATGAAAGTGCTTATTACTAAGGAAGAAGCTTCTGCTAATAAGAAGGGAAAGTTTTCACAAAATCTCCATTGGATAGGCGACGAGATATGGAAAATGTGCAAAAATCCCAAATAG
- a CDS encoding HTH domain-containing protein, with translation MELTPRLQDVLSIIKNRGEINVKDLALELKVSQKTAKGYVRELSRLGLIESDEIGNIKIRSNEENREEEIYKLVQIHESEINSLKKEINELREELMKIKRKNKV, from the coding sequence ATGGAACTTACTCCGAGATTACAAGACGTATTAAGCATTATAAAGAATAGGGGAGAGATAAACGTCAAAGATCTTGCTTTGGAATTGAAAGTATCTCAAAAAACTGCAAAAGGCTATGTTAGAGAATTATCAAGGCTAGGATTGATTGAAAGTGACGAAATTGGAAACATAAAAATAAGGTCAAACGAGGAAAATAGAGAAGAAGAAATCTATAAGTTGGTTCAAATTCATGAGAGTGAAATTAACTCATTAAAAAAGGAAATTAACGAGCTTAGAGAAGAATTAATGAAAATTAAGAGGAAAAATAAAGTTTAA
- a CDS encoding ornithine cyclodeaminase family protein, with translation MTIILKEEEVNEILNYHQAYNYLKEAFIALDNKTAVNYKRVRTSLGGATLSYQSGGINGYLGFKSFIRGNFISLLFSNTGELLLIAESDRMSQIRTASLAVLASDYLKGEYSSVGIIGLGKQGLAQVEAFYNLKSIDINVYSRTAARINQSIEILKNKGINVKVMPSYKELCSNSDVIVTITSSKDPFLKLDYIKKGSHINLMGSNLAERVEAFPEVIKAASIIAVEDIEQANEEAGDLILADKMKMLDKSKLVLFSNIITRKIQRYNKDDITIFKSVGIGLEDVSMLKFIFEEAKKRGLGKEMELRGVWSQGLVKK, from the coding sequence TTGACAATTATTCTTAAAGAAGAAGAGGTTAATGAAATACTTAATTATCATCAAGCATATAATTACTTAAAAGAGGCTTTTATAGCTCTGGATAATAAAACGGCTGTAAATTATAAGAGAGTGAGAACTTCACTTGGAGGTGCGACATTAAGCTATCAATCAGGTGGAATTAATGGATATTTAGGTTTTAAGAGTTTTATTAGAGGGAACTTTATTTCTCTCCTTTTTTCTAACACCGGAGAACTCTTGCTTATAGCAGAATCAGATAGAATGTCTCAAATAAGGACAGCTTCTCTAGCAGTTCTAGCATCAGACTATCTTAAAGGGGAATACTCTAGTGTAGGGATAATCGGTTTAGGTAAACAAGGTTTGGCTCAAGTCGAGGCATTTTATAATTTGAAATCTATAGATATAAATGTTTATTCAAGAACCGCTGCAAGGATTAATCAAAGTATAGAAATTCTAAAAAATAAAGGAATTAACGTTAAAGTTATGCCATCATATAAGGAATTATGTTCTAATTCTGATGTTATAGTAACCATAACTTCGTCTAAAGATCCTTTCTTAAAACTTGATTATATCAAAAAAGGTTCGCATATAAATCTTATGGGTTCTAATCTAGCCGAAAGAGTAGAAGCTTTTCCAGAAGTTATAAAAGCAGCATCTATTATAGCTGTAGAGGATATAGAGCAAGCTAACGAAGAAGCTGGAGATCTTATATTGGCAGATAAGATGAAAATGTTAGATAAAAGCAAGTTAGTATTATTTTCAAATATAATAACAAGAAAAATACAAAGATATAATAAAGACGATATAACTATTTTTAAGTCAGTAGGAATAGGCCTTGAGGACGTTTCTATGTTAAAGTTTATTTTTGAAGAAGCCAAGAAAAGAGGTTTAGGTAAAGAGATGGAGTTGAGAGGAGTTTGGTCTCAAGGATTGGTAAAGAAATAG